A single region of the Vanacampus margaritifer isolate UIUO_Vmar chromosome 13, RoL_Vmar_1.0, whole genome shotgun sequence genome encodes:
- the LOC144062326 gene encoding uncharacterized protein LOC144062326 isoform X1 has translation MMASQGEPKKNIVKEEEEEVSDITIFPLTIVLVKSEDDDDKAGRSASEEKKNSSGLEDEGGGSQPDSVALLSDMDDVASHSSDDITDHSDGDVQQVLVESQEELPCDSEQKQQEDPADFPCIKKEEEDEWSHQDPKEAGITTLMMTAAPVKREQDGVRSQSGTEPPSASSFAPLSNVDEAMSFDAERSSDAKPAKAKKKSKSDTKHRKNNQDFKCLQCGKTFAHKGSLKIHKITHTGERPFACSFCAKRFSLKHHMQRHMRIHTGENPFCCSVCTKGFADKYKLIMHTRTHTVVKPFTCYICKKNFSSRECLILHITTHTGERASQPADGNGLPKEPAESNNQHGNPFICLECGKSFVQKGNLNRHMRIHTGEKPFACPVCAKRFRDKSEMIKHMMVHTGEKPFPCSVCTMRFRYRASLIKHLKKHSGEKHFTCLVCTKSCSSLASLILHTREHSSSNRS, from the exons ATGATGGCGAGTCAAGGtgagcccaaaaaaaacatcgttaaagaagaagaggaggaggtgtcTGACATCACCATTTTTCCTTTGACTATTGTGCTTGTGAAGAGtgaggacgacgacgacaaaGCTGGTCGCAGTGCGAGTGAGGAGAAGAAAAACAGCAGTGGATTGGAAGATGAGGGAGGAGGATCACAACCAGACAGCGTTGCTCTACTGTCAGATATGGATGATGTGGCGTCACACTCGTCTGATGACATCACGGATCACAGTGATGGCG ATGTCCAGCAGGTGCTGGTGGAGAGTCAAGAAGAGCTTCCATGTGACTCTGAGCAGAAGCAGCAGGAGGACCCAGCAGATTTCCCCTGCattaaaaaggaggaggaggacgagtgGAGCCATCAGGATCCGAAGGAGGCCGGCATCACCACGTTAATGATGACCGCTGCCCCTGTCAAGCGAGAACAGGATGGCGTACGCAGTCAAAGTGGGACGGAGCCTCCGAGCGCCAGCTCATTTGCTCCACTGTCCAACGTGGACGAGGCAATGTCTTTTGATGCTGAACGCAGCAGCGACGCTAAACCAGCCAAGGCTAAAAAGAAGTCGAAAAGTGATACAAAGCATCGTAAAAACAACCAAGATTTTAAGTGCCTGCAATGTGGGAAGACGTTCGCCCACAAGGGCAGCTTGAAAATCCACAAGATCACGCACACCGGAGAGAGACCGTTTGCTTGTTCTTTTTGCGCCAAAAGATTCTCCTTGAAGCATCACATGCAACGGCACATGAGAATCCACACGGGAGAGAATCCCTTCTGCTGCTCAGTGTGCACCAAAGGCTTCGCCGATAAGTACAAACTGATCATGCACACGAGAACACACACGGTCGTCAAACCCTTCACCTGCTACATTTGTAAGAAAAACTTCTCCAGCAGGGAATGTCTCATATTGCACATCACCACGCACACCGGCGAGAGAGCGAGTCAGCCGGCAGACGGCAACGGTCTCCCGAAAGAACCGGCGGAGAGCAACAACCAGCACGGCAATCCGTTCATCTGCCTCGAGTGCGGCAAATCGTTCGTGCAGAAGGGCAACTTGAACCGACACATGCGAATACACACCGGGGAGAAACCTTTCGCTTGCCCCGTTTGCGCCAAGAGATTCCGCGATAAGTCGGAAATGATCAAGCACATGATGGTGCACACAGGGGAGAAACCGTTCCCCTGCTCGGTTTGCACCATGCGCTTTCGCTACAGGGCCAGTTTGATAAAGCATCTGAAGAAACACTCGGGCGAGAAGCATTTCACCTGCTTGGTATGT
- the LOC144062326 gene encoding uncharacterized protein LOC144062326 isoform X2 produces MDDVASHSSDDITDHSDGDVQQVLVESQEELPCDSEQKQQEDPADFPCIKKEEEDEWSHQDPKEAGITTLMMTAAPVKREQDGVRSQSGTEPPSASSFAPLSNVDEAMSFDAERSSDAKPAKAKKKSKSDTKHRKNNQDFKCLQCGKTFAHKGSLKIHKITHTGERPFACSFCAKRFSLKHHMQRHMRIHTGENPFCCSVCTKGFADKYKLIMHTRTHTVVKPFTCYICKKNFSSRECLILHITTHTGERASQPADGNGLPKEPAESNNQHGNPFICLECGKSFVQKGNLNRHMRIHTGEKPFACPVCAKRFRDKSEMIKHMMVHTGEKPFPCSVCTMRFRYRASLIKHLKKHSGEKHFTCLVCTKSCSSLASLILHTREHSSSNRS; encoded by the exons ATGGATGATGTGGCGTCACACTCGTCTGATGACATCACGGATCACAGTGATGGCG ATGTCCAGCAGGTGCTGGTGGAGAGTCAAGAAGAGCTTCCATGTGACTCTGAGCAGAAGCAGCAGGAGGACCCAGCAGATTTCCCCTGCattaaaaaggaggaggaggacgagtgGAGCCATCAGGATCCGAAGGAGGCCGGCATCACCACGTTAATGATGACCGCTGCCCCTGTCAAGCGAGAACAGGATGGCGTACGCAGTCAAAGTGGGACGGAGCCTCCGAGCGCCAGCTCATTTGCTCCACTGTCCAACGTGGACGAGGCAATGTCTTTTGATGCTGAACGCAGCAGCGACGCTAAACCAGCCAAGGCTAAAAAGAAGTCGAAAAGTGATACAAAGCATCGTAAAAACAACCAAGATTTTAAGTGCCTGCAATGTGGGAAGACGTTCGCCCACAAGGGCAGCTTGAAAATCCACAAGATCACGCACACCGGAGAGAGACCGTTTGCTTGTTCTTTTTGCGCCAAAAGATTCTCCTTGAAGCATCACATGCAACGGCACATGAGAATCCACACGGGAGAGAATCCCTTCTGCTGCTCAGTGTGCACCAAAGGCTTCGCCGATAAGTACAAACTGATCATGCACACGAGAACACACACGGTCGTCAAACCCTTCACCTGCTACATTTGTAAGAAAAACTTCTCCAGCAGGGAATGTCTCATATTGCACATCACCACGCACACCGGCGAGAGAGCGAGTCAGCCGGCAGACGGCAACGGTCTCCCGAAAGAACCGGCGGAGAGCAACAACCAGCACGGCAATCCGTTCATCTGCCTCGAGTGCGGCAAATCGTTCGTGCAGAAGGGCAACTTGAACCGACACATGCGAATACACACCGGGGAGAAACCTTTCGCTTGCCCCGTTTGCGCCAAGAGATTCCGCGATAAGTCGGAAATGATCAAGCACATGATGGTGCACACAGGGGAGAAACCGTTCCCCTGCTCGGTTTGCACCATGCGCTTTCGCTACAGGGCCAGTTTGATAAAGCATCTGAAGAAACACTCGGGCGAGAAGCATTTCACCTGCTTGGTATGT